TAGTCCCGCGGAGAATTGGATGGACGATGTGACAGGTATCAGTGTCAGTCCTGATGATAGTGAGTGGTTTGAATTTGTCATAGATACACTTTGACGAAAAATGATAGGCCGTAATCCTGTTCTTCCACCAAAATCTCAACATGGCCATGGTGCGTTATCACATATAGGACGGGCATCAATGCACAAGCGCATGGCTTCGGATTCATCCATTTTAAGCGGCGATAATGCTACAAAAATGGGCTTCGTGTGAGTTCCTCCATATTTGATTATGTTCCGAACTGACTTGGGTAGACCGCTGTCCCCGGCTGCTTCGCCTACCTACGATACCGTATCTTCACCTACTACTCCTACGGGTGACATGTCCTTTCATGCCCGAGCATCTACCGACTCGACCGTTTCCCTTCCGTTACCACTCCACACTACCGAAAGTCTCCCACCTGGCGCCAGACGAGGCTACGAGAATCGATCGACATCATTCTCTGGCTCTTCTCGTGAGGCTATTCGTCCGCTCTCCAACCCCGCTGCTGGATTGAGTAACCCTCAAGGTCAGATTCAGACGCGcgcccctcttccttccttatACCCAGCTCTCCTTTCACTGGTCTCTGCCGCATTCAAATCATACATCCCTCTTGCCGACCTCACCAAAGACGGTATCACGTATAAAGACTCCTTCTCCGGCCAGGCCGCTGTCACACTCATCGCAGAGCTCATCAAGACGTCTGATCGAAATTTGGCTCTGTTGCTCGGTCGAAGCCTTGACGCCCAAAAGTTCTTTCATGACGTGACGTATGATCATCGATTGAGGGACAACCCTAAAGAGGTGTACCGATTCAGGGACAGACTTGCTGCACCTTTTACGGATACAAATGGCAATGGAGAAAGTTCGACTTCGGAAGAAAGACTGACGAGGAATGGGAGTGGAGCGTCAAGTACGGGGATGGGATTTGGTGGTGGATTGAAAGCTTTGACAGCTGCAAGAGCTGCGgattcatcctcttcaatgcATACTGAATCGGCGCCAGTATCTACCACTCCATCTCGATCGTCGACTATGCCATTCCCTGATTCCGAGTCGCCTGATAGCTTGGACAGTGAAGACTCTCTCCCTGTGGGCGTATTCACCCTTCTTACAGACTGTTATTCCCCCACATGCTCACGTGACAGTCTTTGTTATTCTATCAATTGTCCCAGAAGATTAGAACAGATGAAGCGCTTGAATATGAAACCAGAGCCTGGGTTAAATAGGAAACTCAGTCGAGAGAGTTTAGTAGATGTCAAGGAGACTGGCACTTTGTGGATTCACTCTGTTTCACAAGAGATCTTGGATAGTGTGGGTgataaagagaagaagaggcaagaaGCCATCAATGAAGTAATCTACACTGAGAGGGACTTTGTCAGGGATCTGGAGTATCTTCGAGATGTGAGTAATCCTTATCGGTAAGTAACAGGTGCTAACGACATATAGTCATGGGTCAAACCGTTACGGACGCAAGATGTCATTGATGCCAAGCGCCGAGACGATTTCGTCCGACAAGTCTTTTGGAATGTCCACGACGTCCTCTCAGTCAATCATGTCCTAGCCGAACGTCTCACGAAGCGCCAGAAAAAGGAACCAGTCGTCTCGCGTATAGGCGACATTTTTCTCGAACGTGTCCCACTCTTTGAACCATTTGTCACTTATGGTGCTCATCAACTCTTTGGCAAGTACGAAttcgagaaggaaaaaggcgCGAACGCGGTTTTCCAAAAGTTTGTGGACGATACAGAAAGAAAACCTGAGTCAAGAAAGTTGGAGTTGAACGGTTATTTGACAAAACCTACTACACGTCTGGGTCGTTATCCCCTTTTACTGGAAGCTGTCCTCAAGTATACTCCTGACGATCATCCAGATAAGGAGGATTTGCCTGAAGTGATCAAGATGATTAAGGGGTTCTTAACGAAGGTTAACGCGGAGAGTGGAAAGAGTGAGAATATATTCGAACTGGCCCAAATCGAGCAGCAGCTGGTGTTCAGACCGAATGAAAGGATTGTAGGTCTCGAAGTGAAAAATTAATGGCAGTGCTTGACGTTGATACATTCATATAGGATCTCCGATTGCGAGATAAAAATCGCCAGCTAGTACACAAGGGCCCGTTGAAGAGGCGAGGAGGGAatcgagaagagattgcagATTTACTGGGATTTTTGTTTGACCATGCGTTTCTGCTTGTCAAGCCCAAATGGGTAAACAAGAGTGAGCAGTATAAGGTTTATCGCCGAGTGAGCCCTTTTTGGTCAAATGGAAGACAGACGAAACCGTGAAACTAACAACTTCTGCGTGAAACAGCCAATTCCCCTCGAGTTACTTGTCCTCATCACTCCAGACGAGCAATACAACTCGGGCAAATTGTCTTACGGCAATGCCCGTTCCCGACTCATCACACGTCATCCCAACTCAAAGACCAATCACGTATCCCAGAATAACTCTATAACAGCCCCTCCCAAGCCAGAATCAAAACACGGTTTTTCGCTTACGATTCTTCACCTCGGCAAAAAAGGTTATTCGATGCAGCTGTGGGTTGATACTCAtattggaaggaagaagtggttGGAGTGTATAGATAAGCAGCAAGGGATgttgagggagaagagtacCGTATTCGTTAGCGAAACTATCACTGAAGGAATTCTGAGCGGCGTGAGGAAGGTCAATTGCTCCAGTCCTTATGGTGAGGTCCCCCCTTTTCCCTGTTGTAAGCGCTGTTTGCTGACGATTGGGAAGACCAAGGGAATAGGATGATCTTCGGTACAGATGAAGGTGTTTACTTTGCCAATTTACGTGATGAAAAGCTCCGCGAACCCGTAAAGGTCATTAACCTTATCGACGTCACCCAAGTCGACGTTATTGAAGAATTCCAACTCCTCATTGTCCTTCACGAGAGATGTGTCACTACCTTCCCACTTGACAGTCTTGACCCGTCCGATCCTAATGCCGCTCTCAAGCGTGGGAAACGCATTTCATCGCACACAAGCTTTATCAAATCAGGTATATGCCTTGGCAAGACTTTGGTTGCGATCGTCAAGAGTTCGACCTTGAGCAGCACAATTAAGGTGATGGAACCGGTCGATCTGAGTCAAAATCGAAAGAAGACACAAGCAGGGTTTATGAGAAGGCTcaatggaaaagatgatgcaTTGAAGCTTTTCAAGGTTAGTCATCATTTCGTGTTATGGTTAACTGATTCTGACACTTTATCTAGGAATTCTATATTCCCACGGAATCCAGCTCCGTCCATTTCCTGAAGACGAAGCTCTGCGTCGGCTGCACCAAGGGATTCGAGATTGTCGACCTGGAAACGCTTGATATGCAGGGTTTGCTTGATCCGTCAGACGGATCGCTGGATTTTGTGTTAAAGAGAGATAATGTCAGACCTATTGCAATTTACAGGATCGAAGAGGATTTCTTGCTATGCTACGACGGTAAGTCTATCTGATAGCCACAAATATGTGACAAGGCGCTGATGGAAGCAGAGTTTGCGTTTTACGTAAACAAGAACGGATGGAGGTCGAGGCCCAAGTGGGCGATTGTTTGGGAAGGAGTTCCCACATCTTTTGGTAAAGTCTTATCATACTCAACGGTCGGCGATGAACTAACAAAAACTAGCATTGCAATACCCATATGTCATCGCGTTTGAACCGACGTTCATTGAAGTGCATCATGTTGAAACTGGCCACCTCGTCCAGATCATCCCTGGTAACAATATCCAATGCCTTTTTGCCGATACTCCCCCTTCACGCGTCAATGCCCCTCTACCACCGAATCGCATGATGTACCTTCCGCCTACTCCGGGGGCTCCCCCTTATACCCGTCCTCCAAACTTGCCAGGGTACACTGTTTATCCCAATATGTCTTATCCCGGTCATCCCCAACAACCCCGACAACCTTCTAACGGCGcatatcctcctcacctcATAAATCAACCACCTGACGCAAGAGTACGTCATCCTCCGCAAACGCCAATGGGTTACGGTATGCCTTCGCCCCACCCGCCACCTCTTATCAACCGCTTCGCAAGGCCTCAGGTTGTCTTCGTCAGTGATGACAGCCATGTCCAGTTCCTCAAGTTCCCACCTgcttctcattctcatcttcaaaggcCTGTCATAACGCACCACCAAACCGCACCCGCCGGGCACTCAGCCAAATCCTCTCGATAACCCTTGTTAATTGTTCGTCCTTTATAAATACTCAGCATACGACGTAGCATCTTGAAAGGCGATTACTCGCCTTCATTACTTGATTTGATTTGAATTTCTATTGATATTGAGCATCCGGTGAATGCGACTGACATCAATctcagaggaaggagaaagagaatgtCGGTGGCGTGCACCAGGCTGTTTTGTCAACTTCCAGGGCTCCATTTGCGTCTCATTCCTCTGTTTTTATAGCATCATTTATCCTTGGTCGTTAATGGTGATATGCTCTACATAGTATACGATTGATACGATTCCTCATGCATAAATTTCATCAAAACctggaatgaagaaggatcgCAGCAGACCTGAAGCAATGTTAAGGAGGCATCACAGTGAGCAAAACAGTTAAGGAATGTGTCAGCCGTTGTTTACTTGTTGTGCAAAAAGGCGAGAACTACCTAGATGAAAGGATGCTATGCGCTGTCCTGGTTGTGAAAGAATGATAACTTAATTACTGAGAGGAGTCTAACATTAAGGTCGTACGAGACACTCATCCTCTAAGCGAACTCATCGTTTCCTTCTGTAATATTGGTACTGCCAATTACTTTCTGCTCATCATCCTGTCCACACAGAGTGATGCTTTTATAACGCCTTAGTGAATGAAGGCATGTTGGAGAGAGTTGCATTACCTTATGTAGAAGATTCCGTGTGTGTCACGTGACACCAAATGATCCCACCTGGCTTGTCCATTCACGAAGACCGGACTGGAGAATATCCCCACATGGTTTTGCATAAAATACAAATGCTAATGCCAAGATGAAATATCCTTGGGTGTCAAATACTAGTACCAGTACAACGACAAACTGATGATAAAGAGACTCAAGAAGATTACTTTTCACCCGCCACAACATTAATCTCCATCCCtatctccatcatcttcgtctccaTCGGCATCATCATTTGCTAAACTGTCCATGAGCTATTGAACGCAGACACCCAGAAAAAATGGTCAGCGAAACAAATCCGAGCTTTTTCCTTCGATCCAATATTCTTACTAGTAGAGCAAATTCATCATCGCCGTCGGTACCCTCCATACCTCCCACCACACCCCGACCATGATCTTCATCACCActcttttcatcatccttctcaaagtCTGGCTCATACATCCCATGGTCCTTGTGCCGAGATCGGTCCTCCCCAGACCCCTCTTCGCCAGGTTTCGTATATTCAACAAGGTGTGCTTTATGTCTTTTACTCGGCGGAGCATCCGATAACCTGTACATACCATAGAGTCTCACATTAGCCAAGTTTCAGGCCTGGTAGGATCCCGGAAGACAAGCAGTAAAGGAACAGGGGACTTACGTAGTAGGGGACGGATCTTTGAACTCCTCCAGGGGTAATAATTCTTCATCCGCATACCTCACTCGTTTCTTACTGGGCGTCGAGGGGGCGCTCTCACTCTTTACGCTGGCCATACTCTTCCTACTCCCTACgctcccttcttcgtccgaccaatcatcctctcctgccATAAattcctcccattcccgttcggcttcttcgtccCACCCTTGACCCACCTGGGTATCATCATTCATATCTTCatgctcttctccatcatcttcttctttcttcatgtTCTTGTGATTATCGCTGTTTCCAGtctccccttccacccCAGCTTCCGCCTCAACCCTTTTCTCCGCATCACCCgtcccctccttcttgcccgCAATATACTTGTCTTCATCCTGCCTCTCCCACAGGGCCACACTATCCCAAAACCACTGAGCCCAAACAACTTTCACAccctccatcttccctgCCCTCCAAGTTTTCTCCGTATTCAACAAAGCCGTCACGAGGTGCGTCGTGCGGGGTgtcagagaaggagttATAAGCGCTCCGAAAGATTCGGCTGTTTGCCAGATTGTAGTACTGAAAACGTCATacagagaaagaaaagagtgaaATGAAAATCAGTCAAAAAAATTGGATTtaggaaagaaaaaagaatgtAAAACTCACGTTGAAGGATCAGCCTCGCGAGGAATCATACCCGAAAAAACCAAACTACACCCATCCAGAACCTCGGCTTTCATCTCAGGTATGATAAACTGCGTCAGGGTCTCCATAAGCTTCTATCACAACACTCCCAACACCATATAAATGGCATAAATGGACGAACCTCGACATCACAACTCATGGGTAAAGTCTTTTTCAgatcccatccttcaagCGCATCA
Above is a genomic segment from Cryptococcus deuterogattii R265 chromosome 8, complete sequence containing:
- a CDS encoding rho guanyl-nucleotide exchange factor, coding for MPPSGPRQPQSSNNPNVRNQVFENIFGRSAHGHHLATQPPQQQYVNPAQPSYPPSMPYHPTPPPQSQAPPQPQPTYPMYRPAPARRPDLYDGVEYLPNGNEGRRRSSLAPSNYSAASSPSVYSPNSDISPPQPAARLPPTAFPTPKPRLPSGPTQAFPAGAMTPAQAYQASQGHPSSSVVFPRPSTASPAIPAQATPNIGTSFDPSSSVTSFSTTNSATSRIPTSTSITSFHKPTSQSPSLAEMSKERSATPDYIGKMGQLAFESSPAENWMDDVTGISVSPDDSRNPVLPPKSQHGHGALSHIGRASMHKRMASDSSILSGDNATKMGFVPLSPAASPTYDTVSSPTTPTGDMSFHARASTDSTVSLPLPLHTTESLPPGARRGYENRSTSFSGSSREAIRPLSNPAAGLSNPQGQIQTRAPLPSLYPALLSLVSAAFKSYIPLADLTKDGITYKDSFSGQAAVTLIAELIKTSDRNLALLLGRSLDAQKFFHDVTYDHRLRDNPKEVYRFRDRLAAPFTDTNGNGESSTSEERLTRNGSGASSTGMGFGGGLKALTAARAADSSSSMHTESAPVSTTPSRSSTMPFPDSESPDSLDSEDSLPVGVFTLLTDCYSPTCSRDSLCYSINCPRRLEQMKRLNMKPEPGLNRKLSRESLVDVKETGTLWIHSVSQEILDSVGDKEKKRQEAINEVIYTERDFVRDLEYLRDSWVKPLRTQDVIDAKRRDDFVRQVFWNVHDVLSVNHVLAERLTKRQKKEPVVSRIGDIFLERVPLFEPFVTYGAHQLFGKYEFEKEKGANAVFQKFVDDTERKPESRKLELNGYLTKPTTRLGRYPLLLEAVLKYTPDDHPDKEDLPEVIKMIKGFLTKVNAESGKSENIFELAQIEQQLVFRPNERIDLRLRDKNRQLVHKGPLKRRGGNREEIADLLGFLFDHAFLLVKPKWVNKSEQYKVYRRPIPLELLVLITPDEQYNSGKLSYGNARSRLITRHPNSKTNHVSQNNSITAPPKPESKHGFSLTILHLGKKGYSMQLWVDTHIGRKKWLECIDKQQGMLREKSTVFVSETITEGILSGVRKVNCSSPYDQGNRMIFGTDEGVYFANLRDEKLREPVKVINLIDVTQVDVIEEFQLLIVLHERCVTTFPLDSLDPSDPNAALKRGKRISSHTSFIKSGICLGKTLVAIVKSSTLSSTIKVMEPVDLSQNRKKTQAGFMRRLNGKDDALKLFKEFYIPTESSSVHFLKTKLCVGCTKGFEIVDLETLDMQGLLDPSDGSLDFVLKRDNVRPIAIYRIEEDFLLCYDEFAFYVNKNGWRSRPKWAIVWEGVPTSFALQYPYVIAFEPTFIEVHHVETGHLVQIIPGNNIQCLFADTPPSRVNAPLPPNRMMYLPPTPGAPPYTRPPNLPGYTVYPNMSYPGHPQQPRQPSNGAYPPHLINQPPDARVRHPPQTPMGYGMPSPHPPPLINRFARPQVVFVSDDSHVQFLKFPPASHSHLQRPVITHHQTAPAGHSAKSSR